The following are from one region of the Sphingomonas sp. J315 genome:
- the pstB gene encoding phosphate ABC transporter ATP-binding protein PstB yields the protein MSARGVNVFYGEKQAIRDVSIDVDMDNVTAFIGPSGCGKSTFLRTLNRMNDTVASARVEGKITLDGEDIYDKAMDVVQLRARVGMVFQKPNPFPKSIYENVAYGPRIHGLARSRGDMDAIVERSLKRAGLWEEVKDRLQDSGTALSGGQQQRLCIARAIAVDPEVILMDEPCSALDPIATAKIEELIHELRGKYAIVIVTHNMQQAARVSQRTAFFHLGTLVEYGETDQIFTAPRQERTKDYITGRYG from the coding sequence ATGTCGGCGCGCGGCGTCAACGTCTTCTACGGTGAGAAGCAGGCGATCCGCGACGTGTCGATCGATGTCGACATGGACAATGTGACAGCGTTCATCGGCCCGTCGGGCTGTGGCAAGTCGACGTTCCTGCGCACGCTCAATCGCATGAACGATACCGTCGCGAGCGCGCGCGTCGAAGGCAAGATCACGCTCGACGGCGAGGACATCTACGACAAGGCGATGGACGTGGTGCAGCTGCGCGCCCGCGTCGGCATGGTGTTCCAGAAGCCGAACCCTTTCCCCAAGTCGATCTACGAAAACGTTGCCTATGGCCCGCGCATCCACGGCCTTGCCCGGTCGCGCGGCGACATGGACGCGATCGTCGAGCGCTCGCTCAAACGCGCGGGCCTGTGGGAGGAGGTCAAGGATCGCCTCCAGGACAGCGGCACGGCCCTGTCGGGCGGTCAGCAGCAGCGGCTGTGCATCGCGCGCGCGATCGCGGTCGACCCTGAAGTGATCCTGATGGACGAGCCCTGCTCGGCGCTCGACCCGATCGCCACCGCCAAGATCGAGGAACTGATCCACGAACTGCGCGGCAAATACGCGATCGTGATCGTCACCCACAACATGCAGCAGGCCGCGCGCGTCAGCCAGCGCACCGCGTTCTTCCACCTCGGTACGCTTGTCGAATATGGCGAGACGGACCAGATCTTCACCGCGCCCCGCCAGGAGCGGACCAAGGACTACATCACCGGAAGGTACGGGTAA
- the phoU gene encoding phosphate signaling complex protein PhoU, with amino-acid sequence MATGHEHTVKAFDEDIKHLRALISQMGGLAEEAISDAMTALERGDVALAKQVRAKDKAIDAIEAEVEKLAVRVIALRAPMADDLRDCVAALKIAGVVERIGDYAKNIAKRVPLIHTSGSDRIEAISVIPAMAQLASEMVHEVLDAFSARDAEGAIRVIERDNRLDDFYDSIFRTLVTYMVENPRTVSEVAHLLFVAKNIERIGDHATNVAEMVYFAATGQYLADRDPVEVPEG; translated from the coding sequence ATGGCCACGGGTCACGAGCATACGGTCAAGGCGTTCGACGAGGATATCAAGCACCTCCGCGCACTGATCTCGCAGATGGGCGGTCTCGCCGAAGAGGCGATCAGCGATGCGATGACCGCGCTGGAGCGTGGCGACGTCGCGCTCGCCAAGCAGGTGCGCGCGAAGGACAAGGCGATCGACGCGATCGAGGCGGAGGTCGAGAAGCTCGCCGTTCGGGTCATCGCACTGCGCGCGCCGATGGCGGACGATCTGCGCGATTGCGTCGCCGCGCTCAAGATCGCGGGCGTGGTCGAGCGGATCGGCGATTATGCCAAGAACATCGCCAAGCGCGTGCCGCTGATCCACACCAGCGGCAGCGACCGGATCGAGGCGATTTCGGTGATCCCGGCAATGGCGCAGCTGGCCAGCGAGATGGTGCACGAGGTGCTCGACGCCTTCTCCGCGCGTGATGCCGAAGGCGCGATCCGCGTAATCGAGCGCGACAACCGGCTCGACGATTTCTACGACAGCATCTTCCGGACGCTCGTCACATACATGGTCGAAAATCCGCGCACGGTGAGCGAAGTCGCACACCTGCTGTTCGTCGCCAAGAATATCGAACGGATCGGCGACCATGCGACCAATGTCGCGGAGATGGTCTATTTCGCCGCGACCGGGCAGTATCTGGCCGATCGCGACCCCGTCGAGGTTCCGGAGGGCTGA
- the phoB gene encoding phosphate regulon transcriptional regulator PhoB, translated as MSRARMLLVEDDAALAELLTYHFRREDFEVRHTPDGEEALLLAQESPPDIVLLDWMVESLSGIEVCRRLRRMSETANVPIIMLTARGEEEDRVRGLETGADDYVTKPFSPRELVARVGAVLRRVRPALAGEALTYSDIEMDTVGHKVRRGGEVVPLGPTEFRLLKHFLEHPGWVFSRERLLDAVWGHDSDIESRTVDVHIRRLRKAINIGNRPDIIRTVRSAGYSLDAGH; from the coding sequence ATGAGCCGCGCGCGCATGTTGCTGGTCGAGGACGATGCGGCGCTTGCCGAACTCCTCACCTATCATTTCCGGCGTGAGGATTTCGAGGTCCGCCATACCCCCGATGGCGAGGAGGCGTTGCTGCTCGCCCAGGAATCGCCGCCGGACATCGTCCTGCTCGACTGGATGGTCGAAAGCCTGTCGGGGATCGAGGTCTGCCGCCGCTTGCGCCGGATGAGCGAGACCGCGAATGTGCCGATCATCATGCTCACCGCGCGCGGCGAGGAAGAGGATCGCGTCCGCGGGCTGGAAACCGGGGCCGATGATTATGTCACCAAGCCCTTCTCCCCGCGCGAGCTGGTCGCGCGCGTCGGCGCGGTGTTGCGCCGCGTGCGCCCGGCGCTGGCAGGCGAGGCGCTGACCTATTCCGACATCGAGATGGATACGGTCGGCCACAAGGTGCGGCGCGGAGGCGAGGTCGTACCCCTCGGCCCGACCGAGTTCCGGTTGCTCAAGCATTTCCTCGAGCATCCGGGTTGGGTGTTCTCGCGCGAGCGGCTGCTCGACGCGGTGTGGGGGCATGACAGCGACATCGAAAGCCGCACGGTGGACGTGCACATCCGGCGCCTGCGCAAGGCGATCAACATCGGCAATCGCCCGGACATCATCCGCACCGTACGCTCGGCCGGCTATTCGCTCGACGCGGGGCATTGA